AGAAGGTAGTTTTGGCCGAATTCAAAGCACCGTATATCAAAATCACACAAAAAGTATTCGAACAGATCGCCAATTACAATTCTGTGCATCGGATTCCATACTTACTGGTGAGCAATGGCATAAATCATTATTATTGTAAAGTTGACTTTGAGAACGAATCGTATCAGTTTTTAGAAGAACTTCCCGACTATAACGAAATCGGTTAAGGACTTCTATTTGAAACGGATAAAGCATAAGCCCTATTATAAAAATGCCTTTCTTTGCTGAAAGAGGCGGTATCGAAAAAATGTAAAGTGGATGTAAAACATCTTTGCAATTTATTTGATTTTTAAAATATAGTTTTATATTAGTCCTACAGAATAGAAAAAATAAAAAGATGAATATAGATAAAAACGAATTCAGAAAATATGCAGTAAAGCATCACCGTATTGGAAGTCAACATGTTGACAGTTTTATTGCCCGTACAGAGACTAGCATTCCGACAAATCTTACACCTTACATCGTTGAGGAGCGTCAATTGAACGTTGCACAGATGGACGTGTTTTCACGTCTGATGATGGATCGTATTATATTTTTGGGAAGCGGTATTGATGACCAAGTGGCTAATATTATCCAGGCACAATTGTTGTTTTTACAGTCCACAGATGCACAGCGTGACATCCAGATTTACATCAATTCCCCAGGAGGAAGCGTTTATGCAGGTTTGGGTATCTACGATACGATGCAATATATCACACCGGACGTAGCGACCATCTGTACAGGAATAGCAGCATCTATGGGTGCAGTTCTTCTTGTAGCAGGAGCAAAAGGCAAGCGTGCTGCATTACGTCACTCACGTGTGATGATTCATCAACCATCTGGCGGCGCTCAAGGGGTTGCGGCAGATATGGAAATCAACTTACGTGAAATGATGAAATTAAAAGAAGAATTATATACCATTATTTCAGAACACTCCGGACAAACCTATGAGTGGGTAGAAAAATCTTCTGATCGTGACTACTGGATGAAAGCCAATGAGGCCAAAGAATTCGGTATGATTGACGAGATTTTACTTCCTAAGAAGGAGATTATTAAATAAAGATGGCGAAGAATAACGATAGAGACATTCATTGTTCGTTTTGTGGGATAAGCAAAAATGAAGCTCAGATGCTCATTGCTGGAAATGGAGCACACATCTGTGACAGATGTATCCAACAGGCAGGGGAAATCTTGGCAGAAGAATTAAAACAACGGAAAAGCAAGACATTACAGACTGCATTAAAACTAATACGTCCCCAAGAGATCAAAACACACTTGGATCAGTACGTAATCGGTCAGGATGATGCAAAGAAAGTAATTTCTGTCGCTGTTTATAATCACTATAAACGTTTGAATCAAAAAGTGGATAAAGATGAAATTGAAATCGAAAAATCCAATTTGATTATCGTGGGTGAGACAGGTACGGGAAAGACATTATTGGCAAAGACCGTTGCCAAAATATTGAACGTCCCTTTCTGTATCGTTGATGCGACGGTACTAACCGAGGCAGGTTATGTCGGAGAAGATGTGGAGAGTATTTTGACACGCTTGCTTCAAGCTGCAGATTATGATGTTGCTTCGGCGGAACGTGGTATCATCTATATCGATGAGATTGACAAAATCGCACGTAAGAGCGACAACCCTTCTATCACGAGAGATGTCTCTGGTGAAGGTGTGCAACAGGCGCTATTAAAGATTTTAGAAGGTACAGTTGTCAACGTACCACCTCAAGGTGGCCGTAAACATCCAGACCAGAAAATGATCGCTGTCAATACCAGCAACATCCTATTTATCTGTGGTGGTGCATTCGACGGAATCCAAAAGAAAATTGCAAACCGTCTACGCACACAAACCGTGGGGTATAAGATGAATGAAGACGAAGAGGAAATCGACTTGAACAATCTATACAAGTATATTACACCTCAGGATCTCAAAAATTTTGGATTGATTCCAGAGTTAATTGGACGTCTTCCGGTCTTGACCTACTTAAATCCGCTGGATAAAGAAACCTTGTTGAGTATTTTGACAGAGCCAAAAAATGCATTGGTCAAACAATACAAAAAATTATTTGAGTATGAAGGCGTCGAATTGAAATTTGATACCGAGGTATACACGTTTATTGTAGACAAAGCTGACGAATTTAAACTTGGGGCCAGGGGCTTACGCAGTATATGCGAAGCAATTATGCTGGACGCCATGTTTGAAATGCCGTCAATGAAAGAGCAAACGGGACAGAAAAGTTTGGAAATCACCTTGGATTATGCGAAGAAAAAATTCGAAAAATCCGATCTGAAAAAGCTTAAAGTCGCTTAAAAAAAAATCCCGTTCGCTGAACGGGATTTTTTTTTACCCCTTGCGTTTAAACTGGTTCCTCTTGATGCTGGTTCGCCTCATGAATGCTATCCAACAACATATTATTGAAAGAATTTAATGGATAAAAGTGCTTAAAACAAGCTAAAGTATAATAAAAAAAGAATTAAAAATCTTATATTACAATAATAACATAGCCATAACGGAATGTTGACAGACCGATAAGAGATTAGTGAAATTAAAATTTAATGACTATGACAAAGAAAACTACAAAAAATACTGTAAATAGCCCGATAACACCAGGTTTAAAAACCAAAGAAGAAATCGTGAACAACTGGCTTCCACGTTATACAGGAAGACCTTTGGAAGAGTTTGGAGAGTATATCCTATTAACAAATTTTTCAAAATATATTCATCTATTTTCGGAAATGCATGACAATACCCCTATCTACGGAGAAGACAAACCTATGCAATCAGTGACCGCTGGAGGTATTACCATTATCAATTTTGGAATGGGTAGTCCGATGGCCGCAACGATAATGGACCTATTATCCGCCATTGCCCCTAAGGCCGTGCTATTTTTGGGCAAAACTGGAGGAATTAAGAAAAAGATTCCTGTAGGAGAATTGATCCTCCCTATCGCAGCGATCCGTGGCGAGGGAACATCAAATGATTACTTTCCCCCCGAAGTACCCTCATTACCTGCATTTGCTATGCAAAAAGCGATCTCTACGACAATCCGTGACCATCAACGGGACTATTGGACAGGGACCGTCTACACCACCAATAGACGCGTATGGGAGCACGACAAGGCATTCAAAAAGTACCTGAAATCAATTCGGGCCATGTGTGTCGATATGGAAACAGCAACAATATTCAGTGTCGGTTTTGCGAACAAGATCCCGACAGGTGCTTTGCTGTTAGTTTCCGATCAACCGATGGTCCCTGAAGGAGTAAAAACGTCTGTAAGTGATGTCACGGTTACAGCGAAATATGTAGAAGCACATATCAGTATCGGTATTGATGCCCTAAAACAACTTATCAATAACGGACTGACTGTAAAACACCTTAAATTTTAAGGGATTGATACGATAAGAAAACCGATACTGAAGTTCACTTAAAAAGGTGGACAAAGTTAAAAAATTAGATGCGTGATGAGTCCGATATGAGATATGCCCCAAATAGTGTCTAACTTTTTGGGGTATATCTATGTATTATTGGGCTCATTTTTTTGACGAAGTTTTTTATTCCACCCCCTCCTTCTAGTCCATTCGGACTGCCTACAGCTTGTCTATTTTGGTCGATTATGGTTCGCTCAATAAACCAATGATACTAAATGCTTACTACCTACTGAAAACTAGACATTAAAAACTAATACATAGAATACTTGATTATTAATTGAGCGATTATTAACTATAAATTGAAACGTTAACAAATGTTAATTTACACAATAATTAAACTATTTGGCGTTATATCTTGTATTAGTAACATTACAAAAGCACATATATCAAAAATTTAATCAAGTATTGTGAAGAAAAAAACATTATCTATTTTCAGCGTATCCTTATTGATTTGTTCAGTCTTAGCCACCCAGGTAAGTTGTTCTTCAAGCTCTTCCAAAGAAAATAATACCAATGAAAAACCTGTAGCTTTGCCCTTTTATACGGTTGTAAAATCTGATGCCACCACGATCAAGGACTATCTAGGTACCATTGAGGGAAAAGTGAATGTAGAGGTCCGTCCCCAGGTTGAGGGATTACTGCAAGAAATCTATGTCGATGAAGGTTCTTTTGTACAAAAAGGGCAAAAGTTGTTCAAAGTAGATCCTTCTACCTATCAGGAAAATTTAAACAACATGGTAGCCACGGAACAGGTTGCGCGGGCCAAACTTAAAAATGCGCAATTAGAAGTCGACCGTCTGAAACCGTTGGTTCAAAATGACGTCATTTCAGATGTAAAACTGGCATCAGCCAAATCTGACTATCAAGTTGCAAAGGCAACCCTAGATCAGGCCAGTGCCGCTGTACGTTCCGCACAGATCAGTAAAGACTTTACGATCATTACAGCACCTGTAAGCGGATATATTGGGCGTATTCCTAAGCGTATTGGAAATCTAGTTTCCAAAGGTGACAAAGAACCCCTCACTTACCTTTCCGATATACAAGAAGTCTATGTTTATTTCTCCATGAATGAATCCGACTTCCTCTACTTCTCAAAAGCACAGGCGAAAAAAGACAGTATTGAGGGTAAGAAATACAACCAGAATCAAAAACTGGTATTTCCTCAAGTAACACTGGTTCTCGCCGACGGCGAAGAATATGCGAAAAAAGGGATTGTCGATGCTGTCAATGGGCAGATAAACAGAACCACAGGGGCAATTTCTCTGCGTGCAACTTTCCAAAACCAAGACAATATTTTACGTTCGGGAAGTAGTGGTACACTAAAAATTGCAGAAGTAAAAAAAGACGTCCTACAGATCCCTCAGATTGCCATCAATGAATTACAGGACAAAACTTTTGTCTATATATTGGATCAAAACAATAAAGCACAACGCCGTAATATTCATCTTTCAGGCAAGAGCAAAGGCAATTATATCGTAGACTCAGGTCTCAAGGAAAACGACCGTGTCATTACCAGTGGATTTGACAAACTGACCGATGGTTCGGCCGTTACCCCTATTCCTCAGAAATAATTATCGCACATTTTTACATCGCTGTGGTAACCTATTTTCAGGTTTGCCTGAGCTATGTCTAAAATTCTAATATATGTTAAAAACCTTTATAAACAGGCCCGTTTTAGCCACGGTCATTTCTATCATTTTAGTCATATTGGGCTTGGTGGGATTAAAGCTGCTCCCTGTATCCCGATTTCCAGAAATCGCCCCCCCCAGTGTACTTGTATCACTGAGTTACCCTGGCGCAAATGCTGAAACGGTAGCAAAAAGTGTTTTATTACCTATTGAGGAGGCCATTAATGGTGTGGAAGATATGACCTATATCAAATCGTCTGCTTCCAACTCCGGTTCGGGTAGTGTGTCCGTCTATTTTAAGACCGGAACAAATCCGGACATTGCCTCAGTCAATGTGCAGACCCGTATCTCCAAAGCGATCAGTTCTATTCCAGCTGAAGTAAATGAAGCTGGGATTACCGTCATGCCACGCCAGACTGGGGTTATCATGACCATTAATCTTTACTCGGATCATCAAGATAAGGCCTACGATGAAACCTTTTTACAGGCTTACGCACAGATCAATCTTATGC
The window above is part of the Sphingobacterium sp. ML3W genome. Proteins encoded here:
- a CDS encoding efflux RND transporter periplasmic adaptor subunit gives rise to the protein MKKKTLSIFSVSLLICSVLATQVSCSSSSSKENNTNEKPVALPFYTVVKSDATTIKDYLGTIEGKVNVEVRPQVEGLLQEIYVDEGSFVQKGQKLFKVDPSTYQENLNNMVATEQVARAKLKNAQLEVDRLKPLVQNDVISDVKLASAKSDYQVAKATLDQASAAVRSAQISKDFTIITAPVSGYIGRIPKRIGNLVSKGDKEPLTYLSDIQEVYVYFSMNESDFLYFSKAQAKKDSIEGKKYNQNQKLVFPQVTLVLADGEEYAKKGIVDAVNGQINRTTGAISLRATFQNQDNILRSGSSGTLKIAEVKKDVLQIPQIAINELQDKTFVYILDQNNKAQRRNIHLSGKSKGNYIVDSGLKENDRVITSGFDKLTDGSAVTPIPQK
- the clpX gene encoding ATP-dependent Clp protease ATP-binding subunit ClpX is translated as MAKNNDRDIHCSFCGISKNEAQMLIAGNGAHICDRCIQQAGEILAEELKQRKSKTLQTALKLIRPQEIKTHLDQYVIGQDDAKKVISVAVYNHYKRLNQKVDKDEIEIEKSNLIIVGETGTGKTLLAKTVAKILNVPFCIVDATVLTEAGYVGEDVESILTRLLQAADYDVASAERGIIYIDEIDKIARKSDNPSITRDVSGEGVQQALLKILEGTVVNVPPQGGRKHPDQKMIAVNTSNILFICGGAFDGIQKKIANRLRTQTVGYKMNEDEEEIDLNNLYKYITPQDLKNFGLIPELIGRLPVLTYLNPLDKETLLSILTEPKNALVKQYKKLFEYEGVELKFDTEVYTFIVDKADEFKLGARGLRSICEAIMLDAMFEMPSMKEQTGQKSLEITLDYAKKKFEKSDLKKLKVA
- a CDS encoding AMP nucleosidase, with the protein product MTKKTTKNTVNSPITPGLKTKEEIVNNWLPRYTGRPLEEFGEYILLTNFSKYIHLFSEMHDNTPIYGEDKPMQSVTAGGITIINFGMGSPMAATIMDLLSAIAPKAVLFLGKTGGIKKKIPVGELILPIAAIRGEGTSNDYFPPEVPSLPAFAMQKAISTTIRDHQRDYWTGTVYTTNRRVWEHDKAFKKYLKSIRAMCVDMETATIFSVGFANKIPTGALLLVSDQPMVPEGVKTSVSDVTVTAKYVEAHISIGIDALKQLINNGLTVKHLKF
- the clpP gene encoding ATP-dependent Clp endopeptidase proteolytic subunit ClpP — its product is MNIDKNEFRKYAVKHHRIGSQHVDSFIARTETSIPTNLTPYIVEERQLNVAQMDVFSRLMMDRIIFLGSGIDDQVANIIQAQLLFLQSTDAQRDIQIYINSPGGSVYAGLGIYDTMQYITPDVATICTGIAASMGAVLLVAGAKGKRAALRHSRVMIHQPSGGAQGVAADMEINLREMMKLKEELYTIISEHSGQTYEWVEKSSDRDYWMKANEAKEFGMIDEILLPKKEIIK